In Podospora pseudopauciseta strain CBS 411.78 chromosome 3, whole genome shotgun sequence, one genomic interval encodes:
- the CHZ1 gene encoding Histone H2A.Z-specific chaperone (EggNog:ENOG503P6DP), with the protein MASNGATDPTAAAEAGAAQTDFKGKGKSTEQPVDDTSMVEDDDDDDDEEEVEEEAEVEEDGMEEIDLENVIGRRTRGKVIDFAKAAEENPPEGDDDEEDDDDFEAPDEEMKDA; encoded by the exons ATGGCTTCCAACGGTGCTACAGACCCCACTGCGGCTGCCGAGGCTGGCGCTGCCCAGACCGAtttcaagggcaagggcaagagCACCGAGCAGCCAGTTGATGATACCTCTATggtcgaggacgatgatgatgatgacgatgaggaggaggtcgaggag GAGGCCGAAGTTG AGGAGGATGGCATGGAGGAGATCGACCTCGAGAACGTGATTGGCCGTCGCACCCGCGGCAAGGTCATCGACTTCGCCaaggccgccgaggagaaCCCTCCCgagggcgacgacgacgaggaggatgatgacgacttCGAGGCTCCggatgaggagatgaaggacGCCTAA
- a CDS encoding hypothetical protein (EggNog:ENOG503P3KX; COG:S), with product MFSTLPDLTPRDSHSSWYTSPRRPHPPQQSHHPSTAFTESSTTLDNNSLVPPPPPPNSRHNNKSSSSTNSIIDRSLLGRLKADEDLIRRRQAHIATHGQQWLKPPGLAKTLFQMREEKREQEEHAEAVRREMVAQELAEAQAAEEEQGVEEGEEEEGMEVDLDGEIPEGMMDMEEEDLDDEILEGDLDDDDDDDDDDDDLDDAVPGEDLDDEIPEGDLDDDIPEGGGFGYDGASDDTDEEEGDTEQNINNTFQTAQFDTSGDESSSVDPNDVSLTEVQQQRRMERRELQSRVATVRAQEQRMRDLMAQQSQPRHGNNNSNDDDLYGGNDNDDNHYRDGGANDMLEEEDLVSSRQLEGGAESGDDMDMEADLDDEIPDASGISGVSGGAGFGMDGAGYEHTDSEAELSDDGTQGNVSFARGGGSVRRQQHQQGNFRSSAVGPPPQQQQQNFRNSGGNFRSSGMGRFDPRSSLNHDISGFLSLDGSSMIGSSPHVSFRRSRRG from the exons ATGTTCTCTACCTTACCCGATCTCACCCCCCGAGAT AGCCACTCGTCATGGTACACCTCCCCCCGCCGCCCGCACCCCCCCCAAcaatcccaccacccctccacagccTTCACcgaatcctccaccaccctcgacaaCAACTCCCtagtcccccctccccctccccccaactcccgccacaacaacaaatcatcctcctccaccaactcaATCATCGACCGCTCCTTGTTAGGCCGCCTAAAAGCCGACGAGGACCTCATCCGCCGTCGCCAAGCCCACATCGCGACCCACGGCCAGCAATGGCTTAAACCCCCCGGTCTAGCCAAGACATTATTCCAGATGAGGGAAGAGAAACGTGAACAAGAGGAGCACGCCGAGGCGGTAAGAAGGGAGATGGTAGCGCAGGAGCTGGCCGAGGCGcaggctgccgaggaggagcagggtgttgaagaaggtgaggaagaagaggggatGGAGGTTGATTTGGATGGGGAGATTCCCGAGGGGATGATGGAtatggaagaagaggatttGGATGATGAAATTCTCGAGGGTGatcttgatgatgatgatgatgatgatgatgatgacgatgatctGGATGATGCGGTGCCAggggaggatttggatgATGAGATACCCGAGGGAGACTTGGATGATGATATACCcgaaggaggggggtttgggtaTGATGGTGCGAGTGATGATAcggacgaagaggagggggatacGGAGcagaacatcaacaacacttTTCAAACCGCGCAGTTTGACACGTCGGGAGATGAAAGCAGTTCTGTCGACCCGAACGATGTTTCGCTTACCGAGGTGCAACAGCAGCGccggatggagaggagggagcttCAGTCACGGGTGGCTACCGTTCGTGCGCAGGAGCAGAGGATGAGAGATCTCATGGCGCAGCAGAGCCAACCGAGACATGGGAATAACAACAGTAACGACGATGATTTGTATGGTGGGAATGACAATGACGACAACCACTACCGCGATGGAGGAGCGAATGAcatgttggaggaggaagacctTGTTTCGTCTCGGCagttggaagggggggctgAGTCGGGGGATGATATGGACATGGAGGCTGACCTGGACGACGAGATTCCTGACGCGAGCGGGATCAGTGGGGTTAGCGGTGGTGCCGGGTTCGGGATGGACGGGGCGGGTTATGAGCATACTGACTCTGAGGCTGAGCTTAGCGATGATGGGACGCAGGGGAATGTTAGTTTTGCCAGAGGCGGGGGGAGTGTTAgacggcagcagcatcagcaggGGAATTTCAGGAGCAGTGCTGTTGGCCcaccgccgcagcagcagcagcagaattTCAGGAATAGCGGGGGGAACTTTAGGAGCAGTGGAATGGGAAGGTTTGATCCTAGGTCGAGTCTGAATCACGATATTAGTGGGTTTTTGAGCTTGGACGGGAGTAGTATGATTGGGAGTAGTCCTCATGTTAGTTTTAGGAGGAGTCGACGTGGTTAA
- the BET1 gene encoding protein transport protein bet1 (COG:U; EggNog:ENOG503P3FI), producing the protein MASRFPSSTLHQRDSRSDLFKGYSGGPSSRTASPSTFNSQPGRAGGGYGYGGYTSNNGSSSLGIGEGSSGNGGYRSATPNRKGQYSDAVLNELESQNDAQVDGILGKVRILKDMTVAIGDEIRESSALAEKMNEGFDNTRLRLRGTMNRMLVMAERTGVGWRVWLAFFAAVIVLFVWVWLF; encoded by the exons ATGGCTTCTCG attcccctcctcaaccctccACCAACGCGACTCCCGCTCCGACCTCTTCAAAGGCTACTCCGGCGGCCCTTCCTCCCGCACcgcctccccatcaaccttcAACTCCCAACCCGGCCGAGCAGGCGGCGGGTATGGCTACGGGGGGTACACAAGCAACAATGGCAGTTCATCACTAGGAATCGGTGAGGGGAGTTCCGGCAATGGCGGGTATCGGTCAGCGACTCCAAATCGAAA GGGCCAATACTCAGACGCGGTCCTCAACGAGCTCGAATCCCAAAACGACGCCCAGGTCGACGGCATCCTTGGCAAGGTCCGGATACTCAAGGACATGACGGTTGCGATTGGAGACGAGATCAGGGAGAGCTCGGCGCTGGCCGAGAAGATGAACGAGGGCTTTGATAACACGAGATTGAGACTGAGGGGGACGATGAACAGGATGTTGGTCATGGCCGAGAGAAcgggggttgggtggagggtttggtTGGCGTTTTTCGCGGCGGTGATTGTCTTGTTTGTTTGGGTATGGTTGTTTTAG
- a CDS encoding hypothetical protein (EggNog:ENOG503P6DP), with protein sequence MNLCQSLSTVPRRLAPKLGGTCTSARRQDLEHHHQSNSNLGQLLSPNRQPKHKPPTMKPSHVLSAFAALATAVTAQEYDDDVTYTSSPTGRIAPVYIQPISSSSPPVLLAELNYHPSSSTNPSSEEDAPTPSVLSYEPPEFDPETKLVRVGVYDEKTGRWASSAAVVSVENFGQGYQPNFVLNVDEKGEEVVGVVVRGVRVDAGQTRNFGPRVVVRGMERGRQPGLGKPVVLSAEGRKVEVEERSFLQKYWWAILLGAVLLLGGGGDGK encoded by the exons ATGAACCTCTGCCAATCCCTCAGCACAGTGCCAAGACGGCTGGCCCCAAAGCTTGGGGGGACGTGCACCTCAGCTCGACGCCAAGACCTggagcatcatcaccaatccAATTCCAATCTCGGCCAGCTTTTGTCTCCAAACCGACAACCGAAACACAAACCGCCCACCATGAAGCCATCCCACGTACTCTCCGCCTTCGCGGCCCTCGCAACAGCTGTCACGGCCCAAGAATACGACGACGATGTTACCTATACTTCCTCTCCCACTGGGCGCATAGCACCAGTCTACATTCAACCCAtctcgtcttcctccccgccgGTCCTCCTCGCCGAACTAAACTAccacccctcttcttccaccaacccctcctcagAGGAGGATGCGCCAACTCCCTCCGTCCTGAGCTATGAACCCCCCGAATTCGACCCCGAGACGAAGCTTGTTAGAGTTGGGGTGTATGATGAGAAAACAGGGAGATgggcctcctcggcggcggtggtgtccGTGGAGAACTTTGGGCAGGGGTACCAGCCGAACTTTGTGCTGAATgtggatgagaagggggaggaggtggttggggttgtggtgaggggggtgagggttgatGCTGGGCAGACGAGGAATTTTGggccgagggtggtggttagggggatggagagggggaggcaGCCGGGGTTGGGGAAGCCGGTTGTGCTGAGCGctgaggggaggaaggtggaggttgaggagaggAGTTTTCTTCAAAA GTACTGGTGGGCGATTCTTTTGGGTGCTGTTTTGCtgctgggaggtggtggagatgggaaATGA